A genomic region of Xiphophorus couchianus chromosome 18, X_couchianus-1.0, whole genome shotgun sequence contains the following coding sequences:
- the pnkp gene encoding bifunctional polynucleotide phosphatase/kinase isoform X2, which yields MTQRNLKISDKTKGGRNRTEAESSPSPKRSIKDFFSVSPSKASKRQLNTERAQPEVKRQKLDEQDEEERLSEEKLKELQEFAEKNMTEEKKDTQSSPSSSPAKACVKSSWQQTGTLMFYTAAGVKASKKIAGFDIDGCIITTKSGKVFPTAPDDWKILYPEIQPRLASLLKKGYKVVFFTNQLGIARGKLIPEVFKSKVEDILTTLQLPVQVFVASGPGVYRKPVMGMWNHLCEKANDGVAVDKTQSFYVGDAAGRPENWAPGKKKKDFSCSDRLFALNIGLQFYTPEEYFLGWKSAPYSLPDFDPRKLDSSCRLFDPPSASLICTKTEVIVAVGYPAAGKSSFFHTHIVPKGYVYVNRDTLGSWQNCVSACERALKEGRSVAVDNTNPDRESRKRYLDVAKAAGVSCRCFFFTATLEQAKHNNRFREMAPSNSKHAKVNDMVFHSYKKNFVAPNLSEGFSEILQIHFVPHFQDRQSETLFRQFSEG from the exons ATGACACAGAGGAACCTGAAAATCTCAGATAAGACTAAAGGAGGTAGAAACAGGACGGAGGCTGAATCCAGTCCGTCTCCAAAACGCAGTATTAAGGACTTCTTTTCCGTCTCTCCCTCTAag gCTTCTAAAAGGCAGCTGAACACAGAGAGGGCCCAGCCTGAGGTGAAGCGACAGAAATTAGATGAGCAGGATGAGGAGGAGAGACTCTCTGAGGAAAAGCTAAAGGAGCTGCAGGAGTTTGCAGAAAAGAACatgacagaggagaaaaaagacaCCCAATCTTCCCCGTCTTCATCTCCAGCAAAGGCGTGCGTGAAGAGCAGCTGGCAGCAGACAGGAACCCTCATGTTTTACACAGCTGCAGGAGTGAAAGCGAGCAAAAAG ATTGCTGGGTTTGATATTGATGGATGTATTATCACCACCAAATCTGGAAAAGTCTTTCCCACCGCACCTGATGACTGGAA GATTCTGTACCCTGAGATTCAGCCCAGGCTGGCCAGCTTGCTCAAAAAAGGCTATAAG GTTGTTTTCTTCACCAACCAGCTGGGGATCGCTAGGGGCAAACTGATACCAGAGGTGTTCAAGTCTAAAGTGGAGGATATCCTCACCACGCTGCAGCTGCCTGTGCAG GTGTTTGTCGCCAGCGGCCCTGGTGTCTACAGGAAACCCGTGATGGGAATGTGGAATCACCTGTGTGAGAAA GCTAATGATGGGGTGGCTGTCGACAAGACCCAGAGTTTTTATGTAGGAG ATGCTGCAGGAAGGCCGGAGAACTGGGCTCcaggcaagaagaagaaggattTCTCCTGCAGTGACAGATTG TTTGCGCTGAACATTGGGCTTCAGTTCTACACACCAGAAGAATACTTTTTAGGATGGAAGAGCGCCCCCTACAGCCTGCCTGACTTTGACCCT CGGAAGCTCGACTCTAGCTGCAGATTATTCGACCCGCCGTCCGCCTCACTCATCTGCACCAAGACAGAAGTTATTGTTGCCGTGGGTTACCCTGCAG CTGGTAAATCCTCCTTCTTCCACACCCACATTGTTCCAAAGGGCTACGTCTACGTCAACAGG GACACGCTCGGCTCTTGGCAGAACTGCGTGTCGGCATGTGAGCGAGCTCTGAAGGAGGGCCGCAGCGTCGCCGTGGACAACACCAACCCAGACCGAGAGTCTCGCAAACG ATACTTGGACGTGGCCAAGGCAGCAGGAGTGTCCTGTCGCTGTTTCTTCTTCACTGCCACCTTGGAGCAAGCCAAGCACAATAACAGA TTCCGTGAGATGGCTCCATCTAACAGCAAACACGCTAAGGTCAACGACATGGTTTTCCACAGCTACAA GAAAAATTTTGTGGCTCCAAATCTCTCCGAGGGTTTCTCTGAGATCCTTCAAATCCACTTTGTTCCACACTTCCAGGACAGACAGTCTGAAACTTTGTTCAGGCAGTTCTCTGAGGGGTGA
- the LOC114161640 gene encoding complement C2: MSIKSALWILVSITVLEVSPQELDYYSETYDDQGPLNCSTTETIKGGNVTYSEGGLEGSVMTYHCNPGKFPHPVSDRICGADGEWSPLRLPSGRLVSRPSCKDMMCPGQLQLDNGDFWPRDQWFPVGMTQSFSCHSGFSFHGSEKRNCTLSGEWTGTTPICRNHVFAASECRDPGIPPGAKRSGDRFQIEDKVTYRCQAGMHLLGSAERVCLENKEWSGSSPWCQAPQTFDTPSSVAAAMAGSLAGVMDVLSPDSKKKNVSRSFARSFLVAEVSRMNVYILLDTSGSIKKDKFELARNATVALIRKLDSYDVQLNFHVLSFASETIDIVNILDTDISGDSDCVIETLMKFDYHSHGRKTGTNLYSALENVMNTISFLSENRNKNRFNETQNIIIIETDGYSNTGKKPEAALDRIRSLLGYSTTQHDQTHEKLLDVYVFGVGEQVNKDELNSLASKKSGERHFFVVEDFGLLGEVFNSIISDKSVTMCGIAQEDITKDQMLDGLKAYTRPWHVNLISIEWPRDKLHCTGSIVSQNWVLTAAHCFGKVSTSRVPSQLKIQYGGGEVDGSRVITHPDYNSLKLKGRNVSEFYDYDVALVETKQKIPLSWEARPICLPCTIAASRAMKKINSTCEQHREELLSQTVTSAFFIHKSRERKQTHIHLKNQRPACVGKARLTLTKPTNVSLDEYVSENFLCSGGTGNYQDGISCKGDSGGSLYLQKRKRFFQVGVLSWGTINVCEIQLTMSKDDARDFHIDLFKLMPWLKQHLGKDIQFLP, encoded by the exons ATGAGTATTAAATCTGCACTGTGGATCCTTGTTTCCATCACCGTCCTGGAGG TGTCTCCACAAGAGTTGGACTACTACTCTGAAACGTACGATGACCAAGGACCTCTGAACTGCTCGACCACGGAGACGATCAAAGGCGGAAATGTCACATACTCAGAG GGAGGGTTGGAGGGTAGTGTGATGACTTATCACTGCAATCCAGGGAAATTCCCACACCCGGTCAGCGACAGGATCTGTGGTGCTGATGGAGAATGGTCACCATTGAGACTGCCCAGTGGCAGGCTTGTATCCCGGCCCAGTTGCAAag acatgATGTGTCCGggtcagctgcagctggacaaTGGTGACTTTTGGCCCAGGGATCAGTGGTTCCCAGTTGGAATGACGCAGAGTTTTTCCTGCCATAGTGGTTTCTCCTTTCACGggtcagaaaaaagaaactgcacgCTGTCTGGAGAATGGACCGGCACCACTCCAATCTGTCGCAATCATG TTTTTGCAGCCAGTGAATGTAGGGACCCAGGTATCCCCCCGGGGGCCAAGAGGTCAGGGGACCGATTCCAGATAGAGGACAAAGTGACTTACCGATGTCAGGCTGGAATGCATCTGCTTGGGTCGGCTGAAAGGGTTTGCCTGGAGAACAAGGAGTGGAGCGGTTCATCACCATGGTGCCAAG cCCCTCAAACTTTTGACACGCCCAGCTCCGTGGCTGCAGCCATGGCGGGATCACTCGCCGGCGTGATGGATGTTCTCTCTCCGGattccaaaaagaaaa ATGTTAGCAGATCATTTGCCCGAAGCTTTCTTGTGGCTGAAGTCAGTCGTATGAACGTCTACATTTTGCTGGACACATCAGGAAGCATCAAGAAGGACAAATTTGAATTGGCCAGGAATGCAACCGTTGCTCTGATCAGAAAG CTGGACAGCTACGACGTCCAGCTGAATTTCCATGTGTTGTCGTTTGCCAGCGAAACTATAGATATTGTCAACATCCTTGATACGGATATAAGTGGGGATTCTGATTGTGTCATAGAGACTCTGATGAAGTTCGACTACCACA GTCACGGCCGTAAGACGGGCACCAACCTTTACTCTGCTCTGGAAAATGTCATGAACACAATCAGCTTCTtaagtgaaaacagaaacaagaaccGTTTTAATGAGACTCAGAACATCATCATCATAGAAACCGATG GTTACTCCAACACGGGGAAAAAGCCTGAGGCCGCTCTGGACAGGATCCGGAGCTTACTGGGCTACAGCACCACACAACACGATCAGACGCATGAGAAACTGCTGG ATGTCTATGTGTTTGGTGTTGGGGAACAAGTGAACAAAGACGAGTTGAACTCTCTGGCCTCGAAGAAAAGTGGCGAGAGGCATTTCTTCGTTGTGGAAGACTTCGGCTTACTGGGAGAAGTGTTCAACAGCATCATCA GTGACAAAAGTGTGACAATGTGTGGGATAGCTCAGGAAGACATCACCAAAGACCAGATGTTAGATGGCCTGAAAGCCTACACCAGGCCTTGGCACGTCAACCTCATATCT ATCGAATGGCCACGTGATAAATTACACTGTACGGGATCTATTGTAAGCCAGAACTGGGTGCTGACAGCTGCTCACTGCTTTGGCAAAGTGAGCACAAGCAGAGTCCCAAGTCAGCTAAAAATACAATATG GTGGAGGAGAAGTGGACGGCAGCAGGGTGATCACACACCCCGATTACAACAGCCTCAAACTGAAAGGGAGGAATGTCTCAGAGTTTTATGACTATGATGTAGCTTTGGtagagacaaaacagaaaatcccaTTGTCCTGGGAAGCCAG GCCTATCTGCTTGCCATGTACCATAGCGGCCTCTCGAGccatgaaaaaaatcaactccACCTGTGAGCAGCACA GGGAGGAACTCCTTTCACAGACAGTGACTTCTGCCTTCTTCATCCACAAGTCCAGAGAACGGAAACAAACTCATATCCACCTGAAGAATCAG agGCCTGCCTGTGTGGGAAAGGCCAGGCTGACACTAACTAAACCCACAAATGTATCGCTAGACGAATATGTGAGTGAAAATTTCCTCTGCTCTGGAGGTACTGGAAATTATCAGGATGGCATCAGCTGCAAAG GCGACTCTGGTGGATCCCTGTATCTGCAGAAAAGGAAGCGCTTCTTTCAG GTGGGCGTGCTGAGCTGGGGCACCATAAACGTGTGTGAGATCCAGCTGACGATGAGCAAAGATGACGCTCGAGACTTTCACATTGACCTCTTTAAGTTAATGCCGTGGTTGAAACAGCACCTGGGGAAGGACATCCAGTTTCTTCCTTAA
- the pnkp gene encoding bifunctional polynucleotide phosphatase/kinase isoform X1, with translation MSWALAGPSGIRIPLEDGRAVILGRGPDTGVADKNCSRHQVKVVACYAEQDVVVTQLGPNPSFLNREKLGRGQSGKLTHGGTLYLVNQSHPFTLDVFLSSACSMTQRNLKISDKTKGGRNRTEAESSPSPKRSIKDFFSVSPSKASKRQLNTERAQPEVKRQKLDEQDEEERLSEEKLKELQEFAEKNMTEEKKDTQSSPSSSPAKACVKSSWQQTGTLMFYTAAGVKASKKIAGFDIDGCIITTKSGKVFPTAPDDWKILYPEIQPRLASLLKKGYKVVFFTNQLGIARGKLIPEVFKSKVEDILTTLQLPVQVFVASGPGVYRKPVMGMWNHLCEKANDGVAVDKTQSFYVGDAAGRPENWAPGKKKKDFSCSDRLFALNIGLQFYTPEEYFLGWKSAPYSLPDFDPRKLDSSCRLFDPPSASLICTKTEVIVAVGYPAAGKSSFFHTHIVPKGYVYVNRDTLGSWQNCVSACERALKEGRSVAVDNTNPDRESRKRYLDVAKAAGVSCRCFFFTATLEQAKHNNRFREMAPSNSKHAKVNDMVFHSYKKNFVAPNLSEGFSEILQIHFVPHFQDRQSETLFRQFSEG, from the exons ATGTCGTGGGCGCTGGCTGGACCTTCTGGGATCCGGATTCCACTGGAGGACGGACGGGCTGTGATTCTGGGCCGGGGTCCGGACACTGGGGTGGCCGACAAGAACTGCTCCAGGCACCAGG tgaaGGTGGTGGCTTGTTATGCAGAGCAGGATGTGGTTGTTACTCAG CTTGGGCCAAATCCTAGTTTCCTAAATCGTGAGAAGCTGGGTCGGGGTCAGTCAGGTAAACTTACCCACGGAGGCACCCTGTACCTGGTCAACCAGAGCCACCCATTTACACTGGACGTCTTTCTGAGCTCAGCTTGCAGCATGACACAGAGGAACCTGAAAATCTCAGATAAGACTAAAGGAGGTAGAAACAGGACGGAGGCTGAATCCAGTCCGTCTCCAAAACGCAGTATTAAGGACTTCTTTTCCGTCTCTCCCTCTAag gCTTCTAAAAGGCAGCTGAACACAGAGAGGGCCCAGCCTGAGGTGAAGCGACAGAAATTAGATGAGCAGGATGAGGAGGAGAGACTCTCTGAGGAAAAGCTAAAGGAGCTGCAGGAGTTTGCAGAAAAGAACatgacagaggagaaaaaagacaCCCAATCTTCCCCGTCTTCATCTCCAGCAAAGGCGTGCGTGAAGAGCAGCTGGCAGCAGACAGGAACCCTCATGTTTTACACAGCTGCAGGAGTGAAAGCGAGCAAAAAG ATTGCTGGGTTTGATATTGATGGATGTATTATCACCACCAAATCTGGAAAAGTCTTTCCCACCGCACCTGATGACTGGAA GATTCTGTACCCTGAGATTCAGCCCAGGCTGGCCAGCTTGCTCAAAAAAGGCTATAAG GTTGTTTTCTTCACCAACCAGCTGGGGATCGCTAGGGGCAAACTGATACCAGAGGTGTTCAAGTCTAAAGTGGAGGATATCCTCACCACGCTGCAGCTGCCTGTGCAG GTGTTTGTCGCCAGCGGCCCTGGTGTCTACAGGAAACCCGTGATGGGAATGTGGAATCACCTGTGTGAGAAA GCTAATGATGGGGTGGCTGTCGACAAGACCCAGAGTTTTTATGTAGGAG ATGCTGCAGGAAGGCCGGAGAACTGGGCTCcaggcaagaagaagaaggattTCTCCTGCAGTGACAGATTG TTTGCGCTGAACATTGGGCTTCAGTTCTACACACCAGAAGAATACTTTTTAGGATGGAAGAGCGCCCCCTACAGCCTGCCTGACTTTGACCCT CGGAAGCTCGACTCTAGCTGCAGATTATTCGACCCGCCGTCCGCCTCACTCATCTGCACCAAGACAGAAGTTATTGTTGCCGTGGGTTACCCTGCAG CTGGTAAATCCTCCTTCTTCCACACCCACATTGTTCCAAAGGGCTACGTCTACGTCAACAGG GACACGCTCGGCTCTTGGCAGAACTGCGTGTCGGCATGTGAGCGAGCTCTGAAGGAGGGCCGCAGCGTCGCCGTGGACAACACCAACCCAGACCGAGAGTCTCGCAAACG ATACTTGGACGTGGCCAAGGCAGCAGGAGTGTCCTGTCGCTGTTTCTTCTTCACTGCCACCTTGGAGCAAGCCAAGCACAATAACAGA TTCCGTGAGATGGCTCCATCTAACAGCAAACACGCTAAGGTCAACGACATGGTTTTCCACAGCTACAA GAAAAATTTTGTGGCTCCAAATCTCTCCGAGGGTTTCTCTGAGATCCTTCAAATCCACTTTGTTCCACACTTCCAGGACAGACAGTCTGAAACTTTGTTCAGGCAGTTCTCTGAGGGGTGA